Proteins from a single region of Oncorhynchus nerka isolate Pitt River linkage group LG18, Oner_Uvic_2.0, whole genome shotgun sequence:
- the LOC115120915 gene encoding bifunctional epoxide hydrolase 2-like, producing MGAGPPVMLCHGFPESWYSWRYQIPALADAGFRVVSLDMKGYGQSTAPPDIEEYSQEQICQDLVTFMDKMGIPQVTLVGHDWGGSVVWNMAQCHPERVRAVASLNTPLFPVDPSKDPMNFLKTVPIFNYQLYFQNPGVAETEMEKDLARTFKIFFRGSGDEDNVPTINTSGVCARGGLFVGLPDEIPRSSILSETALQFYITQFKDKGFRGPLNWYRNVVSNWKWLCSRPRAKLLMPALMVTAGKDPVLLPVFSRGMENMIPNLTRGHIEECGHWTQMERPSELNTILISWLKDTHSNMGVAVTPKL from the exons ATGGGGGCGGGGCCTCCGGTCATGCTGTGTCATGGCTTCCCTGAGAGCTGGTACTCCTGGAGATACCAG atcCCAGCTCTAGCAGATGCAGGGTTTAGAGTGGTTTCTCTGGACATGAAGGGCTATGGACAGTCTACAGCACCaccag aTATAGAGGAGTACTCACAGGAACAGATCTGCCAG GATCTTGTGACTTTCATGGATAAAATG GGTATTCCCCAGGTGACTCTGGTTGGTCATGATTGGGGTGGATCTGTGGTCTGGAAcatggcccagtgtcatccagaGAGAGTCAG agcGGTAGCTTCCCTGAACACCCCTCTGTTCCCTGTGGACCCCTCCAAGGATCCTATGAACTTCCTGAAGACTGTACCCATCTTTAACTACCAACTCTACTTCCAGAATCCC GGTGTAGCTGAGACTGAGATGGAGAAAGATCTGGCAAGGACCTTCAAGATCTTCTTCCGTGGCAGTGGAGATGAG GATAATGTTCCTACTATCAACACTTCGGGAGTTTGTGCCAGAG gtggtctGTTCGTAGGACTACCAGACGAGATACCCAGGAGTTCTATCCTCAGTGAGACTGCTCTGCAATTCTACATCACTCAGTTCAAAGACAAGggattcag AGGGCCGCTGAACTGGTACCGTAATGTTGTGAGCAACTGGAAATGGCTATGCTCCCGACCCAGAGCTAAG ctctTGATGCCAGCTCTCATGGTGACCGCGGGTAAAGATCCTGTTCTGCTGCCTGTCTTCTCCAGGGGAATGGAAAACATg ATCCCCAACCTCACCAGAGGACACATAGAGGAGTGTGGACACTGGACCCAGATGGAAAG